The genomic stretch GTTAGCGGGACACGGACAACCCCATGAGGACGAAGTCCAGCATTAGTTACATGTTTATTTGGTCTGGATCATATTCACGTTCATTTTCCATAATGAACGTTCATAatgtattagattttttttaaatatctctAAATCAGTCATCATTGAATCCTGTTTGGAGGCTGTTACATCTGAAGATACAGAGCACAGTTTCCCCTTAATGTCaacattaaaagaaacaaaattattCTACTGTGTATTTTCACGTTCAGACAAAAGTGACGTAAACGAGAGCGGTGTAATATTTAACCAATCAGATTTGAGGACCTGCGCAGCTGCTTTACATGAGGCGGGTATAAATAGAGCGGACAGGCGGTGGGTGAGACACTCGTTCGTCTGTCCTCAGAAGAACATCATGCCTGATCCAGCAAAGACCGCGCCCAAGAAGGGCTCAAAGAAAGCCGTGACCAAAACGGCCGGGAAAGGcggaaagaagaagagaaagaccaGGAAGGAGAGCTACGCCATCTACGTGTACAAGGTGCTGAAGCAGGTCCACCCCGACACCGGCATCTCCTCCAAGGCCATGAGCATCATGAACTCCTTCGTCAACGACATCTTCGAGAGGATCGGCGGAGAGGCCTCCCGCCTGGCGCACTACAACAAGCGCTCCACCATCACCTCCAGGGAGATCCAGACCGCCGTGCGCCTCCTGCTGCCCGGAGAGCTGGCCAAGCACGCCGTGTCCGAGGGAACCAAGGCCGTCACCAAGTACACCAGCTCTAAGTAAACTGCGCCTGCGCAGACCAACAAAACAAAGGCCCTTCTCAGGGCCACCCACATCTGATAAAGAGCCGATTCTACTCTAATGTTCAGACTGTACATTGAATACTGTTCTATGGTGTCGTCCACCTCTGGgctgttaattaaattaaatcttcATGTTCTTACTGTTCACTGGAGTTTACCAATTCCGGGACAAATTTGTAGTGCTGGAGATGAAACTTGAAAGTCCCGGTTCTAGTCAGTTGTGAACCTTCATGCCacaaattgtattttaaagttCTGGTTCACAATGGTATAAAATGGGATCGACATGTGCTACTATTGTCCAACCCAAACTACAGAAGAGTGAGCATCTCCCCTGCACTAACTCgcatgaataaattaaaactacaaaactatcacaagtaaaattaaattacagatgtaaataaaggcaaaaataacaaaagacacTTTAATCATGGCTTACAGTACATACTGACTTTCCAATACTGGATTTACAGAGGCTGCTGTCAAACCCTAAATTTATACCAGGGGCAAATGTCacacaaagaagaaacaaaaacacacaagtgtctggaggaccaaggctgtGCTGTAAATCAAACGCCACATATGagcaaaactgtaataaacagAAGCACCACTTTGTGTAATTACACACATATGTATGATATGAACCGTCACACACAAACTGATAAAACCCAAACAAGCCTtgatcagtctggatttagtCTGAACCAGTTCAACCCTGTCAGAACCCGTCCGAACTGAGCCTGAACTAACCAGTCATGtcagaaaaaacatgcaaattaatCTCCCTTTTTCATAAGTTAAATGCTTTTTATCTTATCCTGGATGGTGTCCCTCTTTAACTGAACCGGACTGTGAGGCCCGATGTCTGTAGAAGAAAATATCTGCAGTTTTACTTTTATACTATGAACACAATTGTGCGCTTAAATTAGtatttttaacaaataaaaaacatctattGTTTCTGCTGTGGACAGTTGAGATGGCCCTCTCTCTGGCACGTGCACACTGGTGAAACAACGGCCCCGCCCACAGACTGACTTCTCCAACGTCCGCAAAAGCCACATAACACCAGCGGCGCAGCTCAGTGCGCGTCATTTACAAACCAACTGCAAACATGAGCGGCCGTGGAAAAGGAGGCAAAGGACTCGGGAAAGGAGGCGCCAAGCGTCACCGTAAAGTTCTCCGTGACAACATCCAGGGCATCACCAAACCCGCCATCCGCCGTCTGGCTCGTCGCGGCGGTGTGAAGCGTATCTCCGGTCTGATCTACGAGGAGACCCGCGGAGTGCTCAAGGTGTTTCTGGAGAACGTGATCCGTGACGCAGTGACGTACACCGAGCACGCCAAGAGGAAGACCGTGACCGCCATGGACGTGGTGTACGCCCTGAAGAGACAGGGCCGCACTCTGTACGGCTTCGGAGGTTAAACACCTGAACCCCAACACAACGGCTCTTTTAAGAGCCACCACCTCATGTCAAGAAAAGACTTCATACTATTGTCAAAGTTTGAGCCCACGTTTGTCATAAGTGACAGGTCAAATTAAGATAAATTATAACACTCCAAACACACTTTGAGTTTAAAATTCCCATGTGATTGTTGAGACGAATAAGGTTTTGTCTTGCTAAAGACTTGTGGGCTTGGAGCTGAGGCAGAGTTTGAACTGATGACCtgcacacagaggaagagatgACAACTATATGCTGAAAATCGGAAAAGTTTTTATTGtgtcagaattggtattgagtttcaagtttattccttagtttcaaaatcaagtttgaaatgttacacTAGTGACTGACTACACTAGTTCACCTTATGTAGTTTGTTCTCACAGTAATAAACCCTGTAATAACACTCCCATTGGTCATcaggaagtacaagcagtaTGAGCAGTATTCATTGGAAACAAATCACAGGAAAAATACTATATTGTGGATATGTGAAATATTccatgtaaatgttttaaacttATGCAACGCTTATAGAATATTTCAATTAGGTAAGCTAAACAGACAACAGTCTCTTAAGTAATCAAAGTGTTCTTACTGAAGTAGTCTAGATCAgggtcaaacacattttgactgagggccacatcagcaaaatgtctgctctccaagggccagatgtaaaataaataaatcaactctttctgtatttattacttattcaagttcctgataaactgagattttaagaccatcataccttttaatttaccctgttgagggccacatttggcccgtgggccttgagtttgacatgtggtCTAGATCATACTGTCCAGTCCAgatgggtgtgtgtgttgtatcgATGTGTGTGTTGTATCGATGTGTGTGTTGTATCGATGTGTGTGTTGACGTGGTGACGTTCGAAGCCTCGGGGAGCGGCCGCACCACGTGACTGATTCAGGAAATGATTTGCAGGTTTGGAGCatgattcaaaataaaagagTGAAACGCAATGGATTCCCCCtcacattttgtgtatttgggTTATTGCGCTTCTTTTGGCGTTCTacttgagctttttttttttttttttttttttggcgatGGAACCATCAAGAAAGAGGAGATTTTCCCCCGTTtgggagcattttgagctgatCTCACCTCAGAAGGTAAAGCACTGCAATAATTATGTAATAATCGATTACACAAATATGACAGCACAGTGTATCATTGTTCACATTTCCCTTTTCTGAATACTTCTGAATACTTGTTTTTTAAGGTGAAGTGTCTGGTGTGTTACAACAATAACACCTCATCCATGCACCATGAGCCTTACAGAGGCCCCGGCTCAGGTCGGACATTTATATTCATGATTATAATTGATAGTCCTACAATTACACtggatatttttattgcacactttgttaatttgtttaatttgtatttgcATTAAATTTACAAACTATGACATATGTATATGTAATTCCATTTATCTGAGGAGGTTTGGCTGAGGTGTTGGTGGATTTGGTGATGGAGGATTCCCAGCTCTTTGACATTGTGGAGGGCAGTGGGTTCAGAGGTTTGTAAAAGCTTTGGGCCCTTCCTCTGTTCTACCCACACGGCAGGTTTGTGAACACATGAAGCACCATTTCATCAGATTATACATTTCAATATTGTACTTTCTTTTTAGACTTTGAAAGCCACGGTGGAGAAGAGGTACAAGGGCCAGGAGAAAACCAAAGCCTTTGTGgtgaagggtatgtcaagtaataaagcttctaagttgcattacaaatacatatatcaaaaatattgaatgcatattgattgaataaagtttcttagggccatcacatatacatatatatcttttgatactgaaatcatataagttttgaatattattatgtaatcaccatttttatactgaatttatatattctttgaatgttgtatctttttggaggttgtctaacaagcaccagactaaaagttgaataccatctactaacactgaaattaggttaaaggtaaaacgtgaattatgggagacagttggtcccttgcagaaactcctttaaccgagttaaggcaacattgtaAGAGGTGAATCATGCTGTTTGACAGCTACCAATGTTTGAACTAGAAGATCTTgtaataacactgaaactatgttAAAGGCGACATGGTGTAATATGAATTGAGGGAAACTGTTGGGGTgtgtagacgctcctttacagggacagggcggtcggatgagactcaaggccggaaaaatagactggtgcagcccggagagatgagcgaggccggagggaggaacctgggtgacaacctactcaacataatatttgcatattcatgtttcatgttatatttttatgttacggggccagggaaaagcagacagaccgcctgctgcacacacgagggatagatcacATGACCTcgggtcctgtattagattgtaactgtcaggggaataaacttttgagatttgaactgatcgaatccagtcgtcattttgatagaacacgcctaacagtGGCTAAAGCATCTGCTGTTAGTTTGACGTCAGATATGTGGACCTCTGTCAACACTGACACTTATCCAGCTGTGACGTGTCGTTTTATTGATGAAGGCGTCTCTGCAGTCTGTCAGTCGTCCTGGAGGAGCAGCATTTCCCTGAGGCACACACTGCAGCAAATATGGCTAGAATAAATATTAGACTATGCTAGAATGGCTCTCATGTCTGAGTGGGGTGTAGCTGAAAAGGTGACATGTCTGGGGACTGATGGTGCTTGGGTCACACTGTCTGTGCGGCACATACTCTAAATCTGATGATAAAAAAACCCTCTTGACCAAAGTCCTGAATTGTCTGATATCCGGACTAACTGTTGTCAGATAGTTAACTATTTTAAGAGCAGCACAACTGCAAAGGTAAGCTCCttatttataaaatatttgtCTGCCTATGCATTGACACTTGCAATTTTGTTGGCTGTTTTATAGGAGAGACtaacacaaagttcaaatggGCCTCCCGGTGCTTAAACTTATTTTGGTCGGTCTATGTACAGACCTCACCACTGTCAGCAGAACAATACagcatttttagcatttttacagACTGAAAGTGTTAGCACCTTTAACTATGCTACAATCGAGGAGAAGAAGGTGTCCGGGTCAAAAGTGATTCCACTTTTATCCATGTTGCATCATTCTCTGGAAGAAGAGGAGAtccggcttattcacactcctGAGAGTACATCTGTGGCTGAGTATCTGCAAAGAACAGCTGAAGAACAGCTGAAGAAGAGCGGAACAACCTCCAGTCAATGAGCATATTGTCTCTGGATACTCTGCTTGACCCAAGGTTAAAAAATAGGCTTCTTTAGCCCCAATGAAGCAGCAGAGGCAGAAAAAATGTGCTGCTATTATGAGGCGCACAGCGTCTTCATCTACTTCATCtccatcatcatcttcatcatcctcAGAAGCTTCTCAGTCTGTGGCACAAGGTAATTAATATCTCCTAATTGTGCTAATATTTAGTCACTTACAGCCTGTTTGTTCTAGGAAGCAAAGGGTGGCATCATTTTGACACAATCCGGCCACAAGAACCACAAACGTCACTGCAAATGCAACAGTTGAGGTGTAAAAATACCTGGGGGCACCAAACGTTGCCAGAGTTGAACGTCGCCTTCAGTCCTGGGAAAGacagaaatgtgcaaatttgTACAAACTCGATCTCATTTCTGTGCACTCCTGCATCATCAGTACCATGTGAAAGAGTTTTTACAAAGGGCAGGAGAAAtcctctgaaaaaaacaaacaaaaaacgccTAAGTCCAAATACTTTAGAAAAAAtagtattttaaataaaaacgaATAAAttaatttttgtctttattacaCATATTCACTTGTTGCATAAGCACAGACAAAGTAACACAAGCACAATTTACATCACAACTCTCCAAATTCTCAATTTTTCTTCAGACCCCACCTTTTTATTGTAAGCACCAGCGTGTTATACACGTTTGTGTCCACATGATGGCGTAGTGGAGCAAATAAAGCGCCTTGAAGCCTCCACTCGCAGGTGAAGCTTTTGGCTGTGATGCTTCTTCCCGCCATCACTAAAGTTCAAACAACTCAGAAGTTAAATTACAACAATCTTTAAGCTTCAGTTTGGTGTcgcaagagaaaaaaaattcaaactcaGTTTCAACATGTGACTGGTGAGTCCATAATGAACGTTCTACATTAGTTGAAGAAACATGTTAAATTTTAGAAGTGATTATTAATTAGGactaatatttaatatttaacttAAACTAAATAACTGTTGAAGTTTGCGCTTTAGAGCCGGTGGATGGCTCTTAAAAGAGCCGTTGGTGTCGTTCAGGTCAGTATCGTTTAACCTCCGAAGCCGTACAGAGTGCGGCCCTGTCTCTTCAGGGCGTACACCACGTCCATGGCGGTCACGGTCTTCCTCTTGGCGTGCTCGGTGTACGTCACTGCGTCACGGATCACGTTCTCCAGAAACACCTTGAGCACTCCGCGGGTCTCCTCGTAGATCAGACCGGAGATACGCTTCACACCGCCGCGACGAGCCAGACGGCGGATGGCGGGTTTGGTGATGCCCTGGATGTTGTCACGGAGAACTTTACGGTGACGCTTGGCGCCTCCTTTCCCGAGTCCTTTGCCTCCTTTTCCACGGCCGCTCATGTTTGCAGTTGATTCGTAAATGACGCGCACTGAGCTGCGCCGCTGGTGTTATGTGGCTTTTGCGGACGTTGGAGAAGTCAGTCTGTGGGCGGGGCCGTTGTTTCACCAGTGTGCACGTGCCAGAGAGAGGGCCATCTCAACTGTCCACAGCAGAAACAATAGtccttaaaaataaattaaacacacATGGTACAACATGGTGTCCAAGTAATAAAACAGATATTTTCTTCTACACGCAGGACCCTGTACCACTTAAGACCCTCTTTaaataatcagaatcagaatcacttttattgatccccgaagggaaattctcttagttaacagatgccacaaccacaggatagaattaagaataaaaataaaaagtcagtgttaaacaaaataaataaatagatcatctcacaaaatcacacactatttacatctatgtacaaaATGGAATATTGGAGTATTGAAGTGTTTGGTTACAGAACGGAGCCTAAATAAACCAGCCTGTTTGATTGGACGAGTCCAGATACATACTCAGAACTGTATCAAATATGCTGTTCTGTAATACTGTTCCGTAATATTGCTTTAAAGGGGTGTCAAACACCGaaggccacattagcaaaaagtagtacatctggccctttgaggtcAGCCATTTTACCTAATTAACcgattctgtatttattacttattacttatAAGTACTTCACCCAAGTGTATCATCATTCTACTACAGAGTAAGAGCAGATGAAGGGGTTGAAAACCTTGGAATAGCACGGTGCATGTTCTCAGCTTTGTCTCTGGGAAAAGCGTAAATAACCAGAGGTAATTTACACTTTAAGTAATTACAGCCCTTGTATTAACTGACTATAGccctaataaataaaatgtcaaaataatttcAGAATAGAGCGATTGTGGAGGGATGTGTGGATGGCTGTCACACAAATATATTATGAGGTTATGAGATTGCCAACCCTTACCACATGTATTGTGTTCATCATTCAGGCgaggtaaaaaaaacatagtGATCTTGCCAAATTCACTGATGGGTGGAACAACCATCCACTGCGCACAGAACAAAACCTCTCCCCCAATCAGCTTTGGGCCATGGCCCATATTCAGAGTCCAGTTATGGACCCAGAACTCCCAcaggaggtaaaaaaaaaaaaacagccctaaatttgtaaatgtgtttctcaaaaactgtcaaaactaTTTCCTTTGTCTTACAGCTCGATGGGGTCGATTCTGTTCACTGGGAGGATGTGGGCATTCCCGCTGAATCCCGTTGTGGAATTGAGGTTCCTGAGATTCTGATCCCATTTACACCTGAGGAAATGGAACAGCTGCAAAGAAATATTGATCCTCGAGGACCATCTCAGTGCTTCAGGAAAAGACATTTGAACGTGGTGCAATACATGCATcaattttaactttgtgcatgcccttatttgtatttgtatttattcagtgtgtttatgttgcactttttcaccgaagcaagttcctagtttgtgaactgtgttcacagactatggcagtaaaagtcttctgattctgatttttgGGAAACTGAAAATGTCTTCAGCTACACAAAATCAAAAGTGGTACAAGTGCTTAGAGGGTATTTTAATTCTGTGTGGTATAAACTGCTAACACAAGTAACCATGTTACCTTCTATTCTtctgaaaatactatattcactgaaaacaattcTGTAAGTTTCATTTTCGTTTATAGCACCATCACTACACAATCGACAAACATCCCAAAACTACctgaacctactgcacatcaggtttgtcaagttgctgtgtgcagttttgtttatttatggagtgatgtcacgtgggagcatgggtgatgtaggcgtgtgggcggagcctcgtacagaatcttacagcgaaCTGTAAGAGGGTTCGATTAGGACCCAAGaaatcactaaattactgaaacatgcatggatgacatctaaaacgttGTTTTGCAGCATTTTATTTGGGTGGTGGTTTtaattgtggtgtttttttttaaggtcctaatcacacaaaatggatggtgagcttttagtcgtgttataatgtttgtacttcatcaaaaacagacctggattttaTTTGGGCTGTCAGAAGTATTAAAACTCAAATCAAATCTGTAAAAGAACACATTGAAGAAATTACTgtcactcaaataaaaaaaacttataaatcagtttgttttaaaaaatgcaattgGAATCAAATCTATTTTTTAGTATCTACAATCAAGAGAGAAGATGTTTATATTATGACAAAATGAATTACTGTACCAGTCACTTTAAACGTTTAAGTTATAGAACAGGACATCAGCGGCTGTAGGTGCAAATATGTGTTTCCAAATCGCACAGCAAGTGATAGCACATGTTTGAATTCACTGTATGTGAGCATATGTGCAACTGGGAATGTTCTGGTATTAGTGTATGCACTAACTACAGGAAAGCAGATTTCATGATCTTGTTGGCAGAAATGGTCAAACTTGACATGAATCTCACATGTTTCTTTCACTGGGCAGTACTTTGTGTGCTTGGCCTGTCCATTGTACCAAGGCTGGCACTGTGAGTGGTTTGGAGTTTCTTCAGTGTCTTCTTCACTTTATGTAAAcgataaacattttatttactattagATGAGGTCCCTGGACACACTGACCAACCTGACAAACACAAATGCACTGGTCTCTTACCATCTTCCAGTTCTTAAAGATAATCCTGGAAGTGGTTAataatgtcttgctcaagagtCCGTTTTGTTGAGCCTTCCTCACTGAACTCGGGTTTGCAGCTTTCCATAATAAAGTTGGCATCAGGCTAGACAAGAATAGCAAAATACATAAGTAATATATTGATAAACGTAttaccatttttaaaaagtgaaccttGTTATCCTCAAGAGGAACAAAAAGAGGGCGACATAGATccatattatttttcattaaatgtataaaGTTGTACAACTGCAAGCCTTTTCCAAGCTGGTCTAGTGAGGGCAGAAGTTGGGCCAAAGAGTGAAGGCTGATAGTTCTAAAAATATAGatcaacaacagtacaacaacgACAATGTCAGTTTGAGTATGAGAGATAAATGCAACTACTATTACCTTATTATGGTGTCCTTTTTATCCGTGTTTATCAGACCCGTATGTCCACAAGCTAACAGATAATCTGACAGACCAAGGAGTTCTGCACTTGcaaaagagaaaagaacaacTATCATATTTTGCAGTACCGAtgcatggtgtgtgtgtgtgtgtgtgtgtgtgtgtgtgtgtgtgtgtgtgtgtgtgaaaagacCTTCTCAATTAAATCCTTTGCCTCTGAATCAGTGACATCATCTGCGGTTCATCTGGACGGCCTTGTGTCAGGCTCAGGGCCATGATTTCCCCAAAGCTCCTATATAGAAACACAAATGCTGTTACAATGGTGTTAAACAAACTAAGTTCCTTTGTATCTGGAAAAGGACACAAAACATGCTTCATTGAAGGAATTCGTCAACGTGACCCAACTGTGTCCacaaatatgaagtaaaattcaaatcaaatgtaactTTCACGGATAATGATcgtaatactgatttattctcaattacaaaaacatcagacatttgtttatgttataatctggcgttcaatcagaaagcagaatgagtctcattTTTGTTACTAATTTCCactaatatgttttttaaaactaGTGCACAGGCTACATAGAATTCATTTAATATCTGTTATATAATATTGATTTGTTCACAAACTATGCACAATAACTTAAATCCCCACAGATAGTTCTGACCAAGcccagctcaagatctggagagggGTCTCTGAGCACTGCACCGGGGTGTAATACTTTTTAGAAAGTATCGAGTATAGAGTCTTACTTAATATTGTATAGAAGATTTAGAAATGTCACTTTATGTCATAAATTAATGGTGACCTTTTCAGGAGGCAAAACATCCACATCTGGTGGGACATATGCCAAATCACTCATCCTTGGATTCCTagaagttaaaaaacaaaacaaaaattatactgaatgaaaaaatgtatcAGCTGCAAAGTCGCTGAAGTAAATTACATCAAGTTCCTGATTGGGCTCCTCGTCTTCACTGGGAGTTTCATCACACACTGCAACATGCTCAGCCAAACATGTCAGAGGCATCTGTAAATTGCACTTGCTGCAATTTCCTTTAGGCATGTTCTGAAACTCCTTGGAGCTTAGAGGCAATGGTGTCAAATCCAGATGTTTTTGGAGTGGCTCTATAAAAAGGGTAGATTTGCCACAGTTACTTGCCCCAGTGTCCCCTCTGCCTCTGGTGTCACAACTGATAAAGGCCTTTGTCCACATCCACCTGTAAGAACATCTCAATAAAAAGAACTGTGTTTCAAaccaccatatatatatatatatatatatatatatatatatatatatatatatatatatatatatatatatatatatatatatataaaattaccCACAGCTTTGTAGAAAAGCCACCCCCCTTCAAGATCCCACAGTTTTGGGTATTCCAGGCAGAGCATCTCATAACTATAAAAAGAATTActttatatatactttttaaattatatatatatatatatatatatatatatatatatatatatatatatatatatatattataattgaGTTGATTTAATTGAAAAGGTCAAAGTGCGTGCCGTACTGAGACTGTTtgctgtaaatattgtgttgGACGAGTGGTGGTTTTAATtgtagtgtgtttttttaaggtcctaatcacacaaaatggatggtgagcttttagtcgtgttataatgtttgtacctcatcaaaaacagacctggagttattttttatttcattcacacatgtaacacTCCATTATtagtctccatctccaaagcccagaatgctctgttcccccttgtgatgtcatgtagtgctagttttcaagtctttttttggttctagtgaaggtgtgtgcagtttaaacacaaagtggagcacttcctgtattaccagatgacatcacaaggtggaacagagtgttttctgtttgagagaagaactcagtgttaaacatgtgagaatgaaacaaaacacaactccaggtctgtttgtgatgaggaaacattacatcACAGATCAGAGTAGAGTAATATGAGCCTTTGGTTAAATGTAGTTAATTCAGTTTAATGCTGCAATCCACTCACCGGCATCTCCACACGGTCCAGACAAaagggggcgtgccctatgtcggccatttttattggcttgggtgtggtcatgggccATGTGGAGGGgggaactggtttaagtttgtttatttctaatGTTGTACCCAGAGCCGGGGGTATTTAATCAGGGCTAATTAGACATTAGGGagagacatcagtgtagccagggcaCACGTGGATTTTGTccttagttgtttaagtttgTTATGTTGAGCACAGTTAATTTTTTGtaagtatgtatttttattttttttttttttttgtccacggTGTACCACAACTAAATTTTGTTAAATGGGACTTACTTCGACCACTTCGGGCCAGTTTCCCCACAGAGCCCATCTGGATTATGAGTCGATGATCAAGTTTACTGCAGCTGCTtactattatttctattatcaacttggaaaaaaataaataaatactgtgtaGACAGACAGTCCCTTATGAAATGAATAAACCTATAAACACATtagaacattataacaaactTACCTCTGCACTGTGGCCATCTGTCACCTCCAAACTCCTTTTTCCCAGAATGAGTTTGAACTCATCCTTTGGTTCTGGGgttttagttgtattttttggGAGGAGGTAAAAACGGACAATCACCTCCGGCTTTTCTTTTTGCTACAAACCTGGATTTGCCACGGAATTTTGCAAATGCACCAGGAAAAGATCTAAAACAGTAATAATATGCATATTTGATCATTTAAGAAGGCGTCATGCAACATTTCCTTAGCAATGGCAACTGTatgcatttacaaaaaaaatgtgcaaaattgagccattacataatacataaaCTGGGCAATTCAAATCCTACAGCAGACAAACCTCATCATTTCCTGCAGCACAGACGGTCGTGGCTCATTGAATAACAGCCTTGAAGATGTAGCCTGGGTCTGAAGAGATGGAGTCTGTAGAGTTCTGTTTATCACAGTCATCAAATTTTGAGCAGTGCTCACTATTTCTCTCATAGATGTCTAGGAAAAactaattaaatacattttcaatcatCAACACAATGATGTTACATGTAGGCCTGTATAGTATGCATGATTCTACTCTTTTTACTCgtaagtatttttaaataaatttcttTGCTGTTCCTGCCTTTTTCTTCAAATTCCTTATTCCCTAAATACTATCCACTGTGATTTAAACTGCCCAAGTCTTATTTTTCTCATGTAACTCTGCA from Periophthalmus magnuspinnatus isolate fPerMag1 chromosome 14, fPerMag1.2.pri, whole genome shotgun sequence encodes the following:
- the LOC117381206 gene encoding histone H2B 1/2-like, translated to MPDPAKTAPKKGSKKAVTKTAGKGGKKKRKTRKESYAIYVYKVLKQVHPDTGISSKAMSIMNSFVNDIFERIGGEASRLAHYNKRSTITSREIQTAVRLLLPGELAKHAVSEGTKAVTKYTSSK
- the LOC117381212 gene encoding histone H4, with amino-acid sequence MSGRGKGGKGLGKGGAKRHRKVLRDNIQGITKPAIRRLARRGGVKRISGLIYEETRGVLKVFLENVIRDAVTYTEHAKRKTVTAMDVVYALKRQGRTLYGFGG